A single Harpia harpyja isolate bHarHar1 chromosome 6, bHarHar1 primary haplotype, whole genome shotgun sequence DNA region contains:
- the SMC1B gene encoding structural maintenance of chromosomes protein 1B, whose protein sequence is MGYLKLLVMKDFKSWRGQQVIGPFMRFSCIIGPNGSGKSNIVDAVSFVMCEKASNLRVKSVRELIHGAHVGKPVSSTASVKIVYCEEDGEEKTFSRVIRGSCSEFFFNDKPVSRSTYISELEKVGILVKARNCLIFQGTVESIAMKKPKERTQLFEQISNSWEYAEDYERKKKKMQKAEEDAQFNYNKKKSVAAERKQAKIEKEEAEHYQMLLKELNEERIQLQLFQLYHNEKNIDFVKKRLDEKNKETSIKRRSLSAAEDTFRAKKKVLGVLNRDQQHMEREMKTLEASLIQQKPLYIKAKENTSHQIKKVEMSKKSLRDKEKSCDKEKQNVKELEIELNDIEKAWRAFEKKAEEEILQRAAAIELGESQLERYKELKEIARKKVATLTQQLVTLRWEEKADQERLKLNRRKKQEVEGNIKQTVEQIEEHKKRIEKLEEYAKICTESLAEKKQQEEMLTKEIENSTVRMAEVNEELNKIVGELQNAKIDCHEGRRQQMRAEILESLKRLYPDSVFGRLLDLCHPIHKKYQLAVTKVFGKYMTAIVAATEKTARDCIRFLKQERAEPETFLALDYLDVKPINEKLREIKGAKMLVDVVQTPFAPLKKVIQFVSGNSLICETVKEAKQIAFDGPVRLKTVALDGTLFLKSGVISGGSSDLRFKARCWDDKEINKMKERRDSLINELKNLMKIKRKEADLKQLRTQCHGIQTRLKYSQTELELIKKKHLANLYMEKSKLESELVNIESQHDMLNEGAAQRREKIEEFQKKINEAEDAVFQEFCEEIGIENIRVYEQEHVRQQEEIDKRRVEFENQKTRLKVQLEYSRDHLQKLTNRVSKLRETIHKDEAEIIGLQKDEEKLLKKVNEIVEEKQHLKDRLSAHKSEVIKTQNEIEEFRKTLLTLNRETTKLQKEATAIETTLEEKRLRRHNMLLECKVQDLKIKLLSGSLDDISEVELGTETEGTLTISSIYEREEAIQIDYSSLAEDLKDLESEKDIEDHLKQMQQEIKFKENTLIKTAAPNLKAVEKLQIARDKFQESVDAFETSRKEARTCKKEFEQVKKKRYELFSRCFEHASIAIDQIYKKLCRNSSAQAFLTPENPEEPYLEGIGFNCVAPGKRFMPMDNLSGGEKTVAALALVFAIHSFRPAPFFVLDEIDAALDNTNIHKVSSFIREQAHEQLQMIVISLKEEFYSKADALIGVCPEHDDIMFSRVLTLDLTEYPDMDDQERTEDKPSSVSA, encoded by the exons ATGGGTTACCTCAAGCTGTTGGTGATGAAGGACTTCAAGTCGTGGCGGGGGCAGCAGGTTATTGGCCCCTTCATGAGGTTCAGCTGCATCATCGGGCCCAATGGATCAG gaaaatccaACATAGTGGATGCTGTTAGTTTTGTGATGTGTGAAAAGGCATCTAATTTGCGAGTTAAAAGTGTTCGAGAACTTATTCATGGAGCACATGTTGGAAAACCAGTTTCTTCTACAGCTAGTGTGAAGATAGTATATTGTGAAgaagatggggaagaaaaaacattttcaagagttATCCGTG gtagttgttctgaattttttttcaatgATAAACCTGTCAGCCGATCTACTTACATATCTGAGCTTGAAAAAGTAGGCATACTTGTCAAAGCTAGGAACTGTCTTATTTTTCAG GGAACAGTAGAATCAATTGCAATGAAGAAGCCGAAggagagaactcaactttttgaACAAATCAGTAATTCATGGGAATATGCTGAAGACTATgaacgaaaaaagaaaaaaatgcagaaagcagaagaggatGCGCAGTTTaattataacaagaaaaaaagtgttgcagCAGAACGCAAACAAGCAAAGATAGAGAAAGAGGAG GCAGAGCATTACCAGATGCTTCTCAAGGAACTGAATGAAGAAAGGATTCAGCTGCAGCTTTTCCAGCTTtatcacaatgaaaaaaatattgactTTGTGAAAAAAAGGTTGGATGAAAAGAATAAGGAGACTAGTATCAAGAGACGGTCTCTTTCTGCAGCAGAAGATACATTCAGAGCCAAGAAAAAAGTGCTTGGTGTACTAAACAGAGACCAACAGCAcatggaaagagaaatgaa gactCTGGAAGCATCACTGATTCAGCAGAAACCCCTCTATATAAAAGCCAAGGAAAACACTTCCCACCAAATCAAGAAAGTAGAAATGTCTAAAAAATCTCTAAGGGACAAGGAGAAATCCTGTGATAAGGAAAAGCAGAACGTAAAAGAACTAGAGATAGAATTGAATGATATTGAGAAGGCATGGAGAGCATTTGAGAAGAAAGCTGAAGAGGAGATACTACAGAGAGCAGCAGCTATTGAGCTGGGAGAAAGTCAG TTGGAGCGCTATAAAGAGCTAAAGGAAATAGCAAGAAAGAAAGTAGCTACACTAACCCAGCAGCTAGTAACACTTCGTTGGGAGGAAAAAGCAGATCAAGAAAGGCTGAAACTTAATCGAAGGAAGAAACAAGAAGTTGAG GGAAACATAAAACAGACTGTGGAACAGATAGAAGAGCATAAAAAACGAATAGAGAAGTTGGAAGAATATGCCAAGATATGCAc TGAATCATTagcagagaaaaaacagcaagaggAAATGCTAACTAAGGAAATTGAAAATTCAACAGTACGAATGGCTGAAGTCAATGAAGAATTGAACAAAATAGTTGGTGAACTGCAGAATGCCAAAATTGATTGCCATGAAGGAAGGCGTCAGCAAATGAGAGCAGAGATCCTGGAAAGTCTCAAAAGACTATATCCGGATTCTGTG tttGGAAGACTGCTTGACCTGTGTCATCCTATCCATAAAAAATACCAGCTTGCTGTTACCAAGGTATTTGGCAAATACATGACTGCTATCGTTGCTGCcactgaaaaaacagcaagagaTTGCATTCGGTTCCTAAAACAAGAACGAGCTGAACCTGAAACTTTTCTTGCTTTGGATTACCTTGAT GTTAAACCAATCAACGAAAAGTTAAGAGAGATAAAGGGAGCTAAAATGTTGGTGGATGTTGTACAAACTCCATTTGCTCCACTGAAAAAAGTGATTCAGTTTGTGAGTGGGAATAGCTTGATCTGTGAAACAgttaaagaagcaaaacaaatagCATTTGATGGACCAGTAAGGTTGAAA acagTGGCTCTTGATGGAACTTTATTTTTGAAATCTGGAGTGATTTCTGGAGGATCAAGTGATTTAAGATTTAAAGCTAGATGTTGGGAtgataaagaaattaataaaatgaaagaaagaagagatagcTTGATTAATGAGTTAAAG AACTTAATGAAGATCAAACGTAAGGAGGCTGATTTGAAGCAGTTGCGTACTCAATGCCACGGAATTCAGACACGACTTAAATATTCACAGACTGAATTAGagcttattaaaaagaaacatctcGCTAATCTCTACATG GAAAAATCAAAACTGGAAAGTGAACTTGTAAATATTGAGTCTCAGCATGATATGCTGAATGAAGGAGCagcacaaagaagagaaaaaatagaagaatttcagaaaaaaattaatgag GCTGAAGATGCTGTGTTCCAGGAATTCTGTGAAGAAATTGGGATAGAAAATATTCGTGTGTATGAACAAGAACATGTGAGGCAACAAGAGGAGATTGATAAAAGAAG AGTGGAGTTTGAAAATCAGAAGACACGACTAAAAGTTCAGCTGGAATATAGTCGTGATCATCTACAAAAATTAACAAACAGAGTCAGCAAGTTGAGGGAGACCATTCATAAAGATGAAGCTGAGATTATCGGGCTGCAGAAG GATGAGGAGAAGCTTctaaaaaaagtgaatgaaattGTGGAGGAGAAGCAACATCTTAAGGATAGATTAAGTGCTCATAAATCTGAGGTTATAAAGACCCAAAATGAAATTGAAGAGTTCAGAAAGACATTGTTAACTCTTAATAG GGAAACTACAAAATTACAAAAGGAAGCTACAGCTATAGAAACCACTCTGGAAGAGAAAAGATTAAGACGGCATAATATGCTTCTTGAATGCAAGGTGCAGGACTTGAAAATAAAACTCCTGTCTGGATCACTGGATGACATCAGTGAAgtagag CTAGGAACTGAAACAGAAGGCACTCTAACTATATCAAGTATCTATGAAAGGGAAGAGGCAATTCAGATAGACTACAGCAGCCTAGCAGAAGACCTGAAG gacCTAGAATCTGAGAAAGATATAGAGGATCATCTGAAACAGATgcagcaggaaataaaatttaaagagaatACTTTAATCAAGACAGCTGCTCCAAACCTGAAAGCAGTAGAGAAATTACAGATAGCTCGGGACAAATTCCAAGAATCAGTAGATG cttttgaGACCAGCAGAAAGGAGGCCAGAACATGCAAGAAAGAATttgaacaagtgaaaaaaaagagatatgaGCTTTTTAGCCGGTGCTTTGAGCATGCCTCCATAGCTATTGATCAGATCTACAAGAAACTTTGCAGAAACAGTAGTGCTCAG GCATTCCTTACTCCTGAAAATCCTGAGGAGCCTTATTTGGAAGGCATTGGCTTTAACTGTGTGGCCCCAGGAAAACGCTTTATGCCAATGGACAATTTGTCAGGAGGTGAAAAAACTGTGGCAGCTCTGGCTCTTGTGTTTGCTATACACAG TTTTCGGCCagcacctttttttgttttagatgAGATAGATGCTGCCTTGGATAACACAAACATTCATAAA